A genomic stretch from Channa argus isolate prfri chromosome 24, Channa argus male v1.0, whole genome shotgun sequence includes:
- the pigw gene encoding phosphatidylinositol-glycan biosynthesis class W protein, producing MSQREIKEAFFSNLNGTSLHEVVLGSFLTPVCLISRGLILILYQQAKGTLPLPLIYHLLLDFTVLILPLVLSCTILSSNLHQVIIGFTFVSACMFSCIYCTNKCTSAQRLKTSISGFLQSHVEVNQVPFVTLFRVFVNVKTAISILAVDFSVFPRRYAKTETYGTGVMDFGVGAFVFANALVCPEARRKSISGSTMNHITKQLVSVWPLVVLGMGRLVSVKMADYHEHVTEYGVHWNFFFTLAIVRVVASILLLVLPTNQIVVFALLICGLYQFSLETSGLKDFIIHNNDREKDFMHANKEGIFSVVGYVTIYLAGVQVGLYVMQPRSQVRMWFKALLNLLLGSIVLYAALCICQTLVEPVSRRLANLPFCLWSVAQSLLFISCLGIADMVLLFSKRTSGCHFVPTSWDLHKKQSNSGKKTAEIERHCLVQAVSRNQLLFFVLANVMTGLINSKVDTLTCSSLFSVCVLLSYMFMNCFVIFVLHICGITVKFW from the coding sequence ATGTCACAGAGAGAAATTAAGGAAGCGTTTTTCTCTAATCTCAATGGGACAAGTCTGCACGAGGTGGTGCTGGGTTCCTTTCTGACCCCAGTATGTCTCATCAGTAGAGGACTAATTTTGATCCTGTACCAGCAGGCCAAAGGGACTCTACCACTTCCACTGATTTATCACTTGCTTTTAGACTTTACTGTGCTAATTCTTCCCCTCGTCCTGTCATGCACCATCCTGAGCAGTAATCTTCACCAGGTCATCATAGGTTTTACCTTTGTTTCGGCTTGTATGTTCTCCTGTATCTATTGTACCAACAAATGTACTTCTGCTCAGCGCCTAAAGACCAGCATTAGTGGCTTCCTTCAGAGTCATGTTGAGGTTAACCAGGTCCCCTTTGTGACTCTGTTTAGagtgtttgtaaatgtgaaaacagccaTCAGCATTCTTGCCGTAGACTTCAGTGTTTTCCCAAGGCGATATGCCAAAACAGAAACCTATGGGACTGGGGTTATGGACTTTGGTGTTGGAGCATTTGTCTTTGCAAATGCCCTCGTCTGTCCAGAGGCACGTAGGAAGAGCATCTCAGGATCAACGATGAATCATATCACAAAGCAGCTCGTGTCTGTTTGGCCCCTGGTTGTTCTAGGAATGGGAAGGCTAGTAAGTGTCAAAATGGCTGACTACCACGAACATGTAACAGAGTATGGTGTCCACTGGAATTTCTTCTTCACACTAGCCATCGTCAGAGTTGTGGCTTCTATTCTTCTGCTTGTTTTACCAACCAATCAGATAGTGGTCTTTGCTCTTCTGATTTGTGGGCTTTATCAGTTTTCTCTGGAGACATCGGGGCTGAAGGATTTCATTATCCACAACAATGACCGAGAAAAGGACTTTATGCATGCTAACAAAGAGGGCATATTCTCTGTAGTGGGCTACGTCACCATTTACTTGGCAGGAGTCCAGGTTGGGCTCTATGTGATGCAGCCGAGATCTCAGGTTAGAATGTGGTTCAAAGCACTCTTAAACCTCTTGTTGGGAAGTATAGTGCTGTACGCTGCTTTGTGCATATGTCAAACACTGGTGGAACCAGTGTCTCGCCGCTTAGCCAATCTGCCTTTCTGCCTCTGGAGTGTTGCTCagtctttgctttttatttcctgtcttgGTATTGCTGACATGGTTTTACTGTTTTCCAAAAGAACATCGGGCTGTCACTTTGTGCCCACGTCGTGGGATTTGcataaaaaacaatcaaactcAGGCAAAAAGACAGCTGAAATAGAAAGACATTGTCTTGTTCAAGCTGTCAGCAGGaatcagttgttgttttttgtgctaGCAAATGTTATGACAGGACTGATTAATTCAAAAGTGGACACACTTACCTGTAGCAGTTTATTTTCAGTATGTGTTTTGCTCTCATACATGTTCATGAATTgctttgtaatatttgttttacatatcTGTGGAATTACTGTAAAATTTTGGTAA
- the LOC137108891 gene encoding unconventional myosin-XIX, producing MSSADDQRKVTAGAGHRNGGETVKGFAHKVSSPHPSQNDSLEGEIQDFLTAEDQLYTCDDLTKVSPVTPTTVLKCLQARYSVRVFYTHAGCTLVALNPFQPIPDLYSQDVMTEYHCAPQPQDFKPHIFIVAEEAYRNVQGQLEPVNQSLVVSGESGAGKTWTSRCLMKYYATVASSSSVVKSQDTVERIERRVLDSNPIMEAFGNACTLRNNNSSRFGKYIQLQLDRRQLLVGASVQTYLLEKTRVACQPANERNFHIFYQMMKGATDEQRKEWKMPHGQHFVWLPKYKKTIEEDCFNETLEAMVHLGINAERQKQIFRTLAGILQLGNVNFCSLTDESQPSNLEEQSKEFLQKTAELLCVPAEDLQTCLSVRTLKAGKQSVLKPCSQAECSMRRDCLAKVIYAQLFEWLVTFINNSVCADKSTWCNFIGVLDVYGFECFQINNLEQLCINYANEKLQQHFVAHYLRAQQDEYVSEGLEWAFVKYQDNQSCLDLIEGIPVGVFSLLNEESRLNRVSDAKTFRGRLEKELSDNGSISWDKFSKVAHFTVAHYAGKVSYQIQGMVEKNKDPVPPELINLLQKSDNLLLHQLFADKEAENPTTKGLNKVTVVSKFKNSLESLMKILHSTTPHYTRCIKPNPECKPLIFRMEEVIMQLEACGIVETIRISAAGFPIRIIFQSFIQRYGLIAKYSHFKSESYCVDSEADSDSLRQQVEKLIWLVLQCQGSDSSHFLKSEKYNSWVHCGRTKVFLTQSMLDLLEDQRKKVLSQCAFTIQCCWLRYQHRRRHARRQSATLIQAAVRSWLVRKQVQRWNRAAAVIQNTWRKWRALLKSLAEAELDDAKDLVEEDVPALNPVIRDRGSVQLSTIQEPVTVRGWPMGLALASAPSITMSLTATGFQKMMSVMASLNLPSRRGEYKVETNQYTQGLASIRAQPKGSVKLHYQRSPLLYAERQPDVKSDVSGFNEILLEKTL from the exons ATGAGTTCTGCTGACGACCAACGCAAAGTTACGGCTGGAGCAGGACACAGAAATGGAGGGGAAACG GTAAAAGGATTTGCCCACAAGGTCAGTTCTCCTCACCCATCCCAAAATGATTCACTGGAGGGAGAAATTCAAGATTTCCTCACTGCTGAAGATCAACTCTATACTTGTGATGACCTCACCAAAGTCAGCCCTGTGACTCCTACAACAG TGCTGAAATGCCTACAGGCCAGGTACAGTGTGAGGGTGTTTTACACCCATGCTGGCTGCACCTTGGTGGCTCTAAACCCATTCCAGCCTATTCCAGACCTGTACTCTCAGGATGTAATGACGGAGTATCACTGCGCTCCTCAGCCCCAG GATTTCAAGCCACATATCTTTATTGTGGCAGAAGAAGCCTACAGGAATGTTCAGGGTCAGCTGGAGCCAGTGAACCAGTCCTTGGTTGTCAGTGGTGAGAGTGGTGCAGGAAAG ACATGGACATCTCGTTGTTTGATGAAATACTATGCAACTGTGGCATCCTCTTCTTCAGTGGTAAAAAGTCAAGACACAGTGGAGAGGATCGAGAGGAGGGTGCTGGACTCCAACCCTATCATGGAAGCTTTTG GCAATGCCTGCACTTTACGGAACAACAATAGCAGCCGCTTTGGAAAGTACATCCAACTTCAGCTTGACAG GCGTCAACTCTTAGTGGGGGCATCTGTGCAAACATATTTGTTGGAGAAGACCAGGGTGGCCTGCCAACCAGCTAATGAGAGAAATTTCCACATCTTTTACCAG ATGATGAAAGGGGCAACAGATGAGCAGAGAAAAGAGTGGAAGATGCCACATGGTCAACATTTCGTGTGGCtgccaaaatataaaaaaacaattgagg aaGATTGTTTTAATGAGACTCTTGAGGCAATGGTGCATTTGGGCATTAATGCAGAAAGGCAGAAACAGATATTCAGG ACATTAGCAGGAATTCTGCAGCTGGGGAATGTGAATTTCTGCTCTTTAACAGATGAATCTCAGCCTTCTAACCTGGAAGAGCAGTCTAAAG AGTTTTTGCAGAagactgcagagctgctgtgtgttCCTGCTGAGGATCTTCAGACATGTTTGAGTGTGAGGACTTTGAAGGCAGGGAAGCAGAGTGTGCTCAAGCCCTGTAGCCAGGCAGAGTGCAGCATGAGAAGAGACTGTCTGGCCAAGGTCATCTACGCCCA ATTATTTGAATGGCTGGTTACTTTCATCAACAACAGTGTATGTGCAGACAAATCCACGTGGTGCAACTTCATTG GAGTCCTGGATGTGTATGGGTTTGAGTGTTTCCAGATCAATAACCTGGAGCAGCTGTGCATCAACTACGCCAACGAGaaactgcagcagcattttgtggCCCATTATCTCAGAGCTCAACAG GATGAATATGTGTCAGAGGGGTTAGAGTGGGCCTTTGTCAAATACCAAGACAACCAGAGCTGCCTGGATCTTATAGAGGGAATCCCAGTcggtgtgttttctcttcttaaTGAG GAAAGCCGTCTTAATCGAGTCTCAGATGCAAAGACATTCAGGGGTCGTTTGGAGAAGGAGCTCAGTGATAATGGCAGCATCAGCTGGGACAAGTTCAGCAAAGTTGCACACTTCACTGTGGCCCATTACGCTGGCAAAGTCAGCTACCAGATACAGGGcatggtggaaaaaaacaag GACCCAGTGCCACCAGAGCTGATAAACTTGCTTCAGAAGTCTGATAATCTTCTGCTTCATCAGCTCTTCGCTGACAAGGAAGCTGAGAACCCAACAACCAAGGGGCTCAATAAAGTCACTGTAGTCTCCAAGTTCAAG AACTCTCTGGAGAGTCTGATGAAGATCCTCCACAGCACCACTCCTCACTACACTCGCTGCATCAAACCTAACCCAGAATGCAAGCCTCTGATCTTCAGAATGGAGGAG gtTATCATGCAGTTAGAGGCTTGTGGGATTGTGGAGACCATACGCATTAGTGCTGCTGGCTTTCCAATAAG GATTATTTTCCAAAGCTTCATACAACGTTACGGACTGATTgcaaaatattcacatttcaaGTCAGAGAGTTATTGTGTTG ATTCGGAGGCTGACAGCGACAGTCTTCGGCAGCAGGTGGAAAAGCTCATTTGGTTGGTGTTACAATGTCAGGGTTCTGACTCCTCACACTTCctcaaaagtgaaaaatacaatTCATGGGTGCACTGTGGAAGGACTAAAGTTTTTCTCACTCAGTCAATG TTGGATTTGCTGGAGGATCAGAGAAAGAAGGTCCTGTCTCAGTGCGCCTTCACCATTCAGTGCTGCTGGCTACGATACCAGCACCGCAGACGCCACGCCCGCCGACAGTCTGCTACTCTGATCCAAGCAG CAGTGCGTTCCTGGCTGGTCAGGAAGCAGGTGCAGAGATggaacagagcagcagcagtcatCCAAAACACCTGGAGGAAGTGGAGG GCTCTTTTAAAATCCTTGGCTGAGGCAGAACTTGATGATGCTAAGGACCTTGTGGAAGAGGACGTTCCAGCACTGAACCCGGTTATCAGAGATCGTGGCTCAGTGCAGCTCTCCACCATCCAAGAGCCTGTCACAGTGCGAGGGTGGCCCATGGGCCTGGCTTTGGCCTCGGCCCCGTCCATCACTATGTCTCTAACAGCCACAGGCTTTCAGAAGATGATGTCTGTGATGGCTTCACTCAACCTGCCCTCCAGGAGAGGGGAATACAAGGTGGAGACCAACCAGTACACGCAGGGGCTTGCCTCCATACGGGCTCAACCCAAG GGATCTGTAAAGCTGCACTATCAGCGGTCTCCACTTCTTTATGCTGAACGGCAACCAGACGTGAAGAGTGATGTGTCAGGGTTCAATGAGATTCTGCTAGAGAAAACATTGTAA
- the znhit3 gene encoding zinc finger HIT domain-containing protein 3, which produces MQLCNVCSDETPKYRCPACKIRYCSLGCYKKHKDTCLPLQQPEPTVAKAKDALNKESWTVEDLLHEDDIIDKVPLQRLQRLGQSKELRDLLCNPHLRQLLCSIDSADSKDDAMKTAMQEPLFVEFSDQCLKVVENEAGNL; this is translated from the exons ATGCAGCTTTGCAATGTGTGCAGCGACgagacaccaaaatacagatGTCCAGCCTGCAAAATAAGATA TTGTTCACTTGGCTGTTACAAGAAGCACAAAG ACACTTGCCTTCCTCTTCAGCAGCCGGAACCCACTGTTGCTAAAGCAAAGGATGCTCTTAACAAAG AGTCTTGGACTGTTGAGGATCTTCTACATGAAGATGACATCATTGACAAAGTGCCTCTACAAAGGCTCCAGCGGTTAG GTCAGTCAAAGGAACTAAGAGATCTTCTTTGCAACCCCCATCTAAGGCAGCTATTGTGCTCCATTGACAGTGCAGACAGTAAAGATGATGCAATGAAGACTGCAATGCAGGAGCCTCTGTTTGTTGAGTTTTCAGATCAGTGTTTAAAAGTTGTAGAAAATGAAGCTggaaatttgtaa
- the ggnbp2 gene encoding gametogenetin-binding protein 2: protein MARLVAVCREGEEDYPFIARQIPLYIDDTLTMVMEFSDSIMDVDNHEINAYHWKQFSEYHSKLKQQDLNIALMVTSREVYGALSQLVPCVGCRRSVERLFSHLVETGNPALEPLTVKSTGTLSVTKACLADVKKLYTLFYVRGSKLNDMIDAIPKSKKNKRCQLHSLDTHKPKPLGGSWMDVWELMSQECRDEVVLIDSACLLETLETYLRKHRFCTDCKNKVLRAYNILVGELDCSKEKGYCAALYEGLCCCPHERHIHVCCETDFIAHLLGRAEPEFAGGFERREKHAKTIDIAQEEVLTCLGIHLYERLHRIWQKLRAEEQTWQILFHLGIDALRKSFEMAVEKMQGISRLEQFVEELSEEERAKELKQEKKRQKRKNRRKNKCGFDITEQQAEDKDKNLDEGSVKVSCKACGSHEEEEEASCVEGVATNGNTSCSCPDNTKQDLSPHSNSSDCGYSSSMEGSETGSREGSDIACSEEICNHDETGDEPSVHHCAEDKEEDGIDSCSDCWQHTEENSQCKSKKKKRKGKGLCTNQGQKDEGCMSNGNTPGQSPPSLHTCRTKEIFSSICGDTFASIALRLPWTVHQKKLSLHVRPPVANMSLVELLDDSEVTSDEENCLTQDEIQAFIERNRSFYNNRDQYRQLLKEKFTNYCRSTERSKPVCGKWFATTSVK from the exons ATGGCACGACTGGTAGCAGTGTGTAGGGAAGGAGAAGAGGACTACCCATTTATCGCCAGACAGATTCCTCTGTATATTGATGATACTCTCACG ATGGTGATGGAATTTTCTGATAGTATCATGGATGTTGACAACCATGAAATAAATGCTTATCATTGGAAGCAGTTTTCTGAG TATCACTCCAAGTTGAAGCAACAGGACTTGAATATTGCTTTGATGGTGACATCCAGAGAGGTATACGGTGCATTATCTCAGCTGGTGCCATGCGTGGGCTGCAGGCGGAGTGTGGAGCGCCTTTTCTCACATTTGGTGGAAACGGGAAACCCAGCTTTGGAGCCCCTCACAGTAAAATCCACAGGCACACTCTCTGTCACCAAGGCCTGTTTAGCAGATGTAAAAAAACTCTACACCCTCTTCTATGTTCGTGG GTCAAAGTTGAATGACATGATTGATGCTAttccaaaaagtaaaaagaacaaGCGATGCCAGTTACACTCTTTAGACACACATAAACCTAAACCTTTGGG GGGAAGCTGGATGGATGTGTGGGAGCTGATGTCTCAGGAGTGTAGGGATGAGGTGGTTCTCATTGATAGTGCCTGTCTTCTAGAGACACTAGAGACATACTTGCGTAAACACAG GTTTTGCACTGACTGTAAGAACAAAGTACTGAGGGCATACAACATCCTGGTGGGTGAGTTGGATTGTAGTAAGGAGAAGGGGTACTGCGCTGCCTTGTACGAGGGACTGTGCTGTTGCCCCCATGAACGTCACATCCACGTGTGCTGTGAAACTGACTTTATCGCCCATCTGCTTGGCCGAGCAGAGCCAGAGTTTGCAGGAGGTTTTGA ACGCAGAGAGAAACATGCCAAAACCATTGACATTGCTCAAGAAGAAGTCTTGACCTGTCTTGGGATTCACCTCTATGAGCGGCTCCACAGAATCTGGCAGAAACTACGAGCAGAGGAGCAGACCTGGCAGATACTGTTTCATTTGGGAATTGATGCATTACGCAAAAGTTTTGAG ATGGCTGTGGAGAAGATGCAGGGAATCAGTCGCCTAGAGCAGTTTGTGGAGGAGCTGTCTGAGGAAGAGAGAGCTAAAGAGTTgaagcaagagaaaaaaaggcaaaagcgAAAAAATCGACGCAAAAACAAGTGTGGTTTTGACATAACTGAACAGCAGGCAGAGGACAAGGACAAAAATCTGGACGAG GGATCTGTGAAGGTTAGTTGCAAGGCCTGTGGTAGCcacgaagaggaggaggaagccaGCTGTGTAGAGGGCGTTGCTACCAATGGAAacacttcctgtagctgcccagATAACACTAAACAAG aTTTGTCCCCACACAGCAATAGCAGTGACTGTGGCTACTCTTCGAGTATGGAGGGCAGTGAGACAGGGTCAAGAGAGGGCTCTGACATTGCCTGCTCAGAGGAAATCTGTAACCATGATGAAACAG GAGATGAGCCGAGTGTCCATCACTGTGCTGAAGACAAAGAGGAGGATGGAATAGACAGTTGTTCAGACTGCTGGCAGCACACTGAGGAAAACAGTcaatgcaaaagtaaaaaaaagaagaggaagggcAAAGGTTTATGCACCAATCAG GGACAAAAAGATGAAGGCTGTATGTCGAATGGGAACACGCCAGGCCAGAGTCCACCGTCTTTGCACACATGTCGAACCAAAGAAATCTTTTCCTCCATTTGTGGTGACACATTTGCAAGTATTGCACTACGATTACCATGGACAGTACATCAAAAGAAACTCAGCCTTCATGTGAGACCACCAGTGGCAAACATGAGCCTTGTGGAACTTCTG GATGATTCAGAGGTAACATCAGATGAGGAGAACTGTCTGACACAGGATGAAATTCAGGCATTTATAGAAAGAAACCGGTCATTCTACAACAACCGCGACCAATACCGACAACTGCTGAAAGAGAAATTCACCAACTACTGCCGCTCCACAGAGCGGAGTAAACCAGTCTGTGGAAAGTGGTTTGCCACCACCAGTGTCAAGTAA